In Aspergillus chevalieri M1 DNA, chromosome 7, nearly complete sequence, the sequence TCATGTTATTGTCCATAATCAACATTTCTCACAAATTCACAATGTCTTCAACCTACCCCCCCCCCGAAGTGGTCGTAATGGTGGCTTCTTTCTTGGAAACATCAGACCTGTGCAAGTAACGGCTGACACACCCAACCATCGCAAATGTAAACTTTCATTTATTATGGAGGAAGTGCTTTATTCGCGCCAAACAGACCTCTCTGTCTCAAGTTTGACGAAATTGGAGGAGATCTCAGATACCCCCCAATGGCGTTATGTGCACCACTTAACAGTGAAAGGGTCCGATGAGCATAATCGAACTCTCGGAGAGGGACTAGCCGGGAAATGTCTCCCAGAAAGACAAGTAGCCCTTATATGGCTAGTTGTCATTCTCCTCCGCTTTCCCAATTGCACGTCGTTTGAGGTTGACGCCGTGTCAGAGTACAATTGCCCTGTTCTTTCAAGCACCCTGTTCCACACAGAGGCCATCTCACTTATTTTGGCAGTGATTAGCTTAACCGGCCATCCCGTCAAATCGCTTACCGTTGACTTCCGCGACGCCTGCCTGGACCCAACCGAGCTTGCTGCAGTGCACGTCAACAATGCTCGATTTGTGCTGGGTGGGCACATCTTCGAGAACTGAGGCTAAATCATGCCGTTGCCTTTCCAGAGGTTATGGAATGGATGTTTGATGTGATTGCCTGTGCACCTAATCTGCGGATCCTTTATATCAATTCACATAGAAAGGACCAGACGGCGTGGCTGAGCGGTCAATTGGCTTTGACGGATGTCTCATGGTCACACTTGGAGGAGCTGCATTTGAAAAGAGTGCGGATTACAATCAAGGACCTCTCTACTCTTTTACACAGATGCAGAAGCACCCTCCGCCTCCTGGTCCTAATTTCACTGGACATCAAATCGAGCAGTACCGGCGATGACTTGAAGGCACTGTTCCGGTCTCTTGCTGAGTTTCCTGCTCTGGAAAATATTCACATCAAAGAGGTGTTCGGCGATGCTGCTGAATACGTAGATCGGTTAGTTCACTTCCCAGTACTGTCCAAGAATCGAGCTATACCTTGGGAGTGGGAGACGAGGCCTTCTTCTGTGACCAGTCAGTTGTGGGTTAACGCTACTGTGAAGTATTCGGGGCCGAGGATGCGCGATGTTCTGGGTTTTTTTGGCGGGGAATTTGAAGCTTCTTTCAGTAGATTTGCTTCGATGGATGTTTTGTTTCTGCTAATACAGTGTACTGCCCAATAGTATTTGTAAATAATATCAAATAGAATGGGAAAAGTCTCATGTTCAAAGAGCTCGATAATCGGCGGTTCTACCCCATCAGCAGCATGGAGTGTTCAATTAACTAGCTATCCCATATCCTTGGGACGTAAGTAACCAGGGAGATAGACTTCCATCGTACACCAGACTCATCCCATAATTTTCATCAATAGGAGCCTGTCGCGGCCTGTTCCTGTCTCGTGGATGCCTTGTCACCGCTGCTGCGCGGCTGGTCGTTGTTTGGGATCCCCAGTGACACAGCACCAATGTGCTTGTTTGCTCCCATCCCATTCGGGAATTGTTTGCCATTCCGTAGCAAATAAACCAGTCCTTAGTCGTGGTCATGATTGTGATTCGTAAGTAAACAGGCAACAAGCCCAAATCCACCTCAGACCCACACCAATCATCAACCCCGTTCCCCCCCAGCCTCAATATCCTTCAACTGGATAAACCCATCCGACTCCCTCGTCAAGCGCTTCGTCTTCGACCCAATATCAACCGAATATGATACCGTCTTCGCAATCCGACCCTTCTCCCTCTCACCCGACCCCGCAAAAGCAGACACTGCAGCCGTTCTGCTCGAAGCCCCTGTTGCGGTTGGGTAGGGGCGGGCGGTTGAGGAGTCATGGGTTGTGTTTGCGCCGGGGAGGACGCGGACGAAGAGGGCGCGGCTGGTAGGGAGGCAGGCGCAGATGATGGCGATTTGGCATTCGATCACGGACCAGTGGTTTAGGGGCTCCATTTCGACTGCGACTTTTGTTAATGGGAGTGGAGAGGGGGGGGTATTTGGATGATACGCACAGGTTGGGTTTGTGTTGGAGGTGTTTCGGGAGAAAATGACGACGCGGACGATTCCAATGGTCGTCAATCTGCAGATAAGTATAAGCGTGAATCCCAAAACAAGGAACAAATGAAGGGAAGACATACACCAATCCCATCCCCAGCATAACCGCAACCCCAATCTTCTTCTGCACCGACAAATTCAACCTCGACACCTCATACACCGGCATAATCACCATAACCGTGTCCACCACGATATTGACAAACCCGTTCGCAAACGTCGACGCGATAAAATTAATACACGTTCCTTGTTCCTCCATCGCCCATCCCGTCCACGCAAGGTGCACAGGTATACAGTGGAAGCTGTCGGTTAAGATCCAAGTGATCGCGACCGCGGTGTTGATGGCTATCATGGTGTAGGTTGTGTAGCGGAAGACGGGGGATTGGAAGatgcggaggaggaagaggcaaACGGAGATTTTGGCGAGGGAGATCAGGGCTTTATAGACGAGgacgaaggcgaagaagtACTGCTCGGGTTGAATTGGATTAGAGATGTGGTTATGTTGAAAACTGGGGGGAGATGGACCTTGTATGCTATGGTGATATTATCCTGTGGCGGTATGTCCCAGATGTTCATCCCGAAGCCATAATGCACCACTGACTCGTTAGTGCTCCGTTTTCGATTTACCAGGTCGTTTACTTACTTGAGATGTTCAGCGCGAACGCAATAATAGCCAATACCTGAACTGGTTAGCATAAGATTAAAGTACGGAATACCGACATCCTCACATATGCAGTAATAATGGTATAATCATCTGGTCcccaaccaccaccaagTCGCAAGAACTTCGCAGTCATCCGGATCGCAAACAGAATCGTCGCAATAACGAACGGAATAATCGTCCCAGGGTCTGCCTCGGGGTATCTTCGGGGGATGGGGAGATCGCATTGTCGGGAGACGATGTATTTGGCCGCTGAAGATATACATATTAGCTTGTGATGACTTGATTAATCTGTGACATGAAATATGCACTTAATGCTTCTTTCATGGAACAATTGGCCATAGCGCAGCTGGATAAATCGGCCTGGTATTGGGTATCGGTGCAGAGACATGTTGTATCGGTCGTTGAGCAAGACGTTGTATTAGTGAATTGTTGTTCGCAATTGAGCTATTTGCTGTTAGATGCTGCGCGATACAGAAAGAGAGGCCCGGAGCATACAGCGCATTGAGGAATGGTTTCCGATGCAGATGCAATCACCGGCATCGCCAGGCATGCCAGAGAGAAAAGAACCGCATACTGCCGGAACAGGCGCATTCTGAGCAGCCACCAGTGCAAAACCTGATGATCTCAAGATGtcgaaaggaaaaagaaaacggaCAATGCCAATGTCGCGATCCATGACGAGCGCGACTTTTATTAGTCTCTATTTTAGGGGCAACTTCTGTACCTTGTGGTTGGATGGCAATCACTCCAACGCTGATCAATAGGCATGGCACCTGTGCCGCAGTTTTCCCATGAAATCCACTCAGATTAGTGTTTATGTGGTTCCCGAGTGTTGAATATTGTGGCAATTTAAGCACTATCGAAGTTAACCAGAAGGCGAACAAGCTCGTCCGACAAAACCGCTAATAGCGATCATCATTGTACAGTTCATGCCCGAAACAAGACAGCGTGCGCTTTCCCAGAAGAGTCAAGCATGCGTTGATCTAATA encodes:
- a CDS encoding uncharacterized protein (COG:S;~EggNog:ENOG410PVD5;~TransMembrane:7 (o36-55i67-90o110-133i140-161o188-213i225-247o267-288i)), whose translation is MANCSMKEALTAKYIVSRQCDLPIPRRYPEADPGTIIPFVIATILFAIRMTAKFLRLGGGWGPDDYTIITAYVLAIIAFALNISMVHYGFGMNIWDIPPQDNITIAYKYFFAFVLVYKALISLAKISVCLFLLRIFQSPVFRYTTYTMIAINTAVAITWILTDSFHCIPVHLAWTGWAMEEQGTCINFIASTFANGFVNIVVDTVMVIMPVYEVSRLNLSVQKKIGVAVMLGMGLVLTTIGIVRVVIFSRNTSNTNPTFEMEPLNHWSVIECQIAIICACLPTSRALFVRVLPGANTTHDSSTARPYPTATGASSRTAAVSAFAGSGEREKGRIAKTVSYSVDIGSKTKRLTRESDGFIQLKDIEAGGERG